One window of Desulfobacca acetoxidans DSM 11109 genomic DNA carries:
- a CDS encoding SDR family oxidoreductase — MRSEPVLVTGATGYIGGRLIPHLLAAGYRVRALGRSLSKLQCRPWASHPAVELAQGDVLDPASLKQATEGCWAAYYLVHSMMAAPDSYTTADRTGAHNMVQAATAANLNRIIYLGGLGKPEDPHLSEHLRSRTEVARILQSGPVPVTFLRAAMILGSGSASFEILRYLVDRLPVMITPRWLRNPVQPIAVSNVLNYLQGCLEHDEVLGQTFDIGGPDILSYQELFNIYAKEAGLARRLIIPVPVLTPGLSSWWIHLVTPVPAAIARPLAEGLQNPVICQENRIREIIPQKLLTCRETIRLALNKIKMQQVDTCWTDASASVPPEWVYCGDVNYAGGTILECGYRVTLRATPAAVWQSLVSIGGENGWYFGNILWKVRGWIDRLIGGIGFRSGRRHPSELYVGDALDFWRVLQVEPESRLLLLAEMKVPGEAILEFAIIPLGPELVELRELSRFLPRGLAGIIYWYSVYPLHQYVFKGMLRGLADRIGRPITAGPERFTPTLPHACRLPRKK; from the coding sequence GCCAGCCATCCTGCCGTGGAGCTGGCTCAGGGAGATGTCTTGGATCCGGCGTCCCTGAAGCAGGCGACCGAGGGCTGCTGGGCGGCTTATTACCTGGTGCATTCCATGATGGCGGCGCCGGATTCGTATACCACGGCCGACCGGACCGGGGCCCATAATATGGTGCAGGCCGCAACGGCGGCGAATTTAAACCGCATTATTTATTTGGGAGGCCTCGGGAAACCGGAAGACCCCCATTTGAGCGAGCATCTGCGCTCCCGCACCGAGGTCGCCCGCATCCTGCAATCCGGTCCGGTTCCCGTCACCTTTTTGCGGGCAGCGATGATCCTGGGTTCGGGCAGCGCCTCTTTTGAAATCCTGCGCTATCTGGTGGACCGGTTGCCAGTAATGATTACGCCACGGTGGCTGCGCAATCCGGTACAGCCGATAGCCGTCAGCAATGTCTTAAACTATCTGCAGGGTTGCCTGGAGCATGATGAGGTGCTGGGGCAGACCTTTGACATCGGTGGCCCGGACATCCTCTCATACCAGGAATTGTTCAACATTTATGCCAAAGAGGCTGGTCTGGCCAGACGGTTGATCATTCCGGTACCGGTACTGACTCCCGGATTGAGCTCCTGGTGGATTCATCTGGTGACACCGGTGCCTGCAGCCATCGCTCGGCCATTAGCCGAAGGCCTGCAAAATCCGGTGATTTGCCAGGAAAATCGCATCCGGGAAATCATCCCCCAAAAACTCTTGACCTGCCGCGAGACCATCCGACTGGCCCTAAATAAAATCAAGATGCAGCAGGTAGACACCTGTTGGACTGATGCCAGTGCCTCGGTCCCACCGGAGTGGGTCTATTGCGGTGATGTCAATTATGCTGGCGGGACCATCCTGGAATGCGGCTATCGGGTAACCCTGAGGGCAACGCCAGCCGCCGTCTGGCAGTCTCTGGTCAGCATCGGAGGGGAAAACGGTTGGTACTTCGGCAACATCCTGTGGAAAGTTCGGGGTTGGATCGATCGGCTCATCGGCGGCATCGGTTTCCGGAGTGGCCGGAGGCATCCTTCCGAGCTCTACGTCGGGGACGCCCTCGATTTCTGGCGAGTATTGCAGGTGGAGCCTGAGAGCCGCCTGCTGCTGCTCGCGGAGATGAAGGTACCCGGAGAAGCGATACTTGAATTTGCCATCATACCACTCGGTCCGGAATTGGTAGAGCTGCGGGAACTGTCCCGATTCCTGCCGCGAGGTTTAGCCGGCATCATCTATTGGTATAGCGTCTATCCCCTGCACCAATACGTTTTTAAAGGCATGCTTAGGGGCTTGGCAGACAGAATCGGTCGCCCGATCACAGCCGGACCGGAGCGTTTTACCCCCACACTGCCCCACGCCTGCCGTCTGCCGCGGAAAAAATGA